The Deinococcus sp. KSM4-11 genome contains the following window.
GCCCGACAGCGCGCCCGTGAGGACTTTCGCGGCGCCGCTGCTCTCGAAGGCGCTGCCGAAGGCCAGCATGCAGGCGATCAGCACGATTACCGGCCACTCGACTGAGCGGTACGCCTCTTCCGGGCTGATCAGGCGCAGCGCGAGGCTCAGGGACGCAGCGATCAGCACGGCGACGGACAGTGGCACCAGGCCCAGCCCGCCCAGCACGATGGCTCCGGCGAACAGCAGCAGCGCCATCGGGGCGCGGCGCAGATCGCGCTGGTGCTCGGTCAGGTCGCCCATCACGACCAGGTGGTCGCCCAGCGAGTCCAGCCGCGCCGCGCCGCCCTGCACCAGCAGCACGTCCCCGACCTGAATCCGCAGCCCCCCCAGCCGCTCGATGTTCTTGTCGCGGCGGTGCAGGGCCAGCACGGACGCCCCGTACCGTTCCCGGACGCGCCCTTCTTTCAGGGTACGGCCCAGCAGGGGCGAGCCGGGCATGACGACGGCCTCGACCAGCCGCACATCGCCGTCCTCTGGGGTGGGTTGGAGTTTCAGCTCGCTCTTGCTCACAATCCCCAGCGTGCTCTTGCCCGCCAGGATGCGCTCGGTGGGGCCTTCTACGGTCAGCGTGTCGCCTTCCAGCACCCGGAAGGCGGCGCCCGGCCCGGAGATGGTCTCCTCACCCCTCCGCACCGCCACGACCGTCAGACCGTGGTCGCGGCCCAGCCCAGTTTGCGCGAGGGTCTGTCCAGCCAGCGGACTGCCGGGCACCACGGTCAGGTCGGCCAGGTAGGCGCGCAGGGAGTCCGCCAGCGCGGCGTCCCGGGCGGGCAGCAGTTTCGGGGCGATGAAGAACAGGTACAGCAGGCCCGCCAGCGCGGTCGGCAGGCCCACCCAGGCCAGCTCGAAGAACCCGAGGGGCGCCTCGCCTGAGGCCGGCAGTGCGCCCGACACGACGATGTTGGTGCTGGTACCGATGATCGTGATGGTGCCGCCCAGGATGCTCGCGAAGGCCAGCGGCATCAGCGCCAGGCTGGCTGGAATGCCCGCCCTGCGCGACAGTCCCGCCACGACCGGTAGGAATACGGCGGTGGTGGCGGTGTTGCTGGTGAATGCGCTCACGCCGGCCACGGTGCCCAACATGGCGCGCAGCATGCCCGTGGGATTCTTGGCGCGGCGGGCCAGGGTGGTTCCCAGCCACTCGATCACCCCGGCGCGCAGCAGCACCCGCGTCAGGATGAACAGCCCGGCCAGAGTGATCACGGTGTCGCTCCCGAAGCCCGCGAAGGCCTCTTTGGGCGTCACCAGCCCGAACACCAGCAGCGCCGAGAGCAGGCCCAGGGCGGTCACATCGACCGGCAGCCACTCGGTCGCAAACAGAACGAGCGCGGCCACGAACAGCACCAGGATCAGCGTGACGGGTTCCATAACCCTCCTGAACGCATACAGAGCTGGCGTAAGTTCAGGGGTGGCCTGTCGTCGCAAGGCGCGTCAGGGCGGCCGTCAGGATCACCACGGCCCGGTCGTACTCGGCCAGATCCAGACGCTCCTCGGGCGTGTGATCCAGCGCGCTGTCGCCCGGCCCATACGCGAGGGTCGGCACCGGCCACAGTTCCGACACGACGTTCATGTCACTCGTGCCGGTCTTGACCTTGAAGACCGGCGTGCCCCCCTGCGCGCGGATGGCGACACGCATGGCGCGCGTCAGGGCGTTGTCTTTCGGGGAGCGCACCGCAGATTCGTGCCCCGTAAAGGTCACGTGCGCGTCTGGCAGATCCTGCAGCAGGTCGCGCACGGTGTCCTCGGCCTCTTGCGGCGAGATGCGCGGTGGCAGGCGCAGCCCGACGGTGCCGGTGGCGCGCTGGGTCACGCCGTCGTTCGTCGCCTGGAGATCCTGGATCGTCGCCTGGACGGCGTCGAAGATCCCGCTGCCGTCAGCGGTGCGCGCGGCCCACGCCCGCACGCGGAACCACGCCTCGGTCAGGTCGTCGGCCGCGCTCTGGCCCTCGCCGGCCGTGTGGAAATTCCCACGTTCCACCGTGATGCGCGCCACCAGCCGGCCCTTGTACCCCAGGGTCAGTCCTTCCCAGCCGCTCGGCTCGCCGATCAGCACCATGTCCGGCTGGAGCGTCTGCATCACGTGCCGCGCGCCCCGGCTGCTCGGCGCCTCCTCCTC
Protein-coding sequences here:
- a CDS encoding [LysW]-lysine hydrolase encodes the protein MTPEDAHTLVVEAVRIPSLSGQEAAVAAFLTGWMAAHGFTAHVDEAGNAVGERGRGPLTVALLGHMDTVPGDIPVHVDDQGVLHGRGSVDAKGPLCAFMAAVAALPDAALDAARFVVIGATEEEAPSSRGARHVMQTLQPDMVLIGEPSGWEGLTLGYKGRLVARITVERGNFHTAGEGQSAADDLTEAWFRVRAWAARTADGSGIFDAVQATIQDLQATNDGVTQRATGTVGLRLPPRISPQEAEDTVRDLLQDLPDAHVTFTGHESAVRSPKDNALTRAMRVAIRAQGGTPVFKVKTGTSDMNVVSELWPVPTLAYGPGDSALDHTPEERLDLAEYDRAVVILTAALTRLATTGHP
- a CDS encoding SLC13 family permease yields the protein MEPVTLILVLFVAALVLFATEWLPVDVTALGLLSALLVFGLVTPKEAFAGFGSDTVITLAGLFILTRVLLRAGVIEWLGTTLARRAKNPTGMLRAMLGTVAGVSAFTSNTATTAVFLPVVAGLSRRAGIPASLALMPLAFASILGGTITIIGTSTNIVVSGALPASGEAPLGFFELAWVGLPTALAGLLYLFFIAPKLLPARDAALADSLRAYLADLTVVPGSPLAGQTLAQTGLGRDHGLTVVAVRRGEETISGPGAAFRVLEGDTLTVEGPTERILAGKSTLGIVSKSELKLQPTPEDGDVRLVEAVVMPGSPLLGRTLKEGRVRERYGASVLALHRRDKNIERLGGLRIQVGDVLLVQGGAARLDSLGDHLVVMGDLTEHQRDLRRAPMALLLFAGAIVLGGLGLVPLSVAVLIAASLSLALRLISPEEAYRSVEWPVIVLIACMLAFGSAFESSGAAKVLTGALSGVLEPLGPYGLLGALFVVTVGLTQPMSNQAAALVMLPLAIGTAKSLGYDPRPFVIGITLAASNSFITPLEPSCMLVYGPGRYTFMDFVRVGAGLTFVTFLVSMLVIPRIWPF